The stretch of DNA CATCTCCATCTCCACGGGTTTGGAAGACACCGACGGTTCGGAAACGCTCAGCGATGTGACCATTTCCAACATTCCGGACGGGGCAACGTTCTCTGCCGGTACGGACAATGGTGATGGTACTTGGACCATGAGCGATAACGATCTCAGCGGCTTGACGCTGACGGTTGACAGCTCCGTGTCTTCGGACTTCTCCATGTCCATCGCGGTGACGTCTACGGAAACGTCTAACGGTGACACATCCACCAGCACGACCTCCATGGATGTGGTCTTGCCGGATGACTTCGGTGGTGACGATGCCGGTGGTTCCGACGTCACGGGCGACACGTCCGCAGATGCTCTGGATCCGTTGGCTGCTATGTTCTCTGACGAGGATAGCTTGACGGTGGATGGTGAGACCTACGACATCAGCTCGCTCACCGACGGCGACAGCACCGACGATTATGGTGGAGCTGCTCCGATCGGTAAGAAAGCTGAAAGCGACGACTACGACCCGGCCGACAACGACACCACAGACGGCTATACCGTCACCAACGATGGTGGCAACGGTCCGGGTGGCGACATCGAATAAGGTCACGCCCCTCTAAACAAAACGGCGCTTTCTGAAATGGAAAGCGCCGTTTTTGTTTATGTGAGGTGTTTATGCACCATGTCGGTAAAGGCTTGGGTGATGCGCTCCAACCCCGGGCGCATGTAGGGGAAGGTGTCGGCGTAGTCGTATTTGTGGCGCATGGCGGGGTTGAGCTCGTAGATCAAAACGCGGCCGTCTTCGTGTATGGCGAAGTCGAAGCCAAAAAACTCTAAATCGATCTGTTTGGCCAATGCCTCGACCTTACCCATGACCGAAGGGCCTAAGTGCGCGCGCGGGTCGTTCATGAAGGCTTCTTCATGATGCATCATCCACGGGTGGTGTTTCATCAACGTCATGCGGTTTCGTCCATGCACCATCCATTCCGTGTCGATGTGGCAGACGACCGGGTAGAGGGCGCCGTCGATGCTAAACATGCGGTACTTGTGAAAGTAGCCGTCCAAATGACGCACATCGATGAACTGAATGGCGTAGATGTCGGCAGGAGCAGGGTACCTTGCCAGGAACTGGTCTAAGTCGCTCAGCGTTCTGACCAAGACCAAACCTTGGCCTTTGTGAAGTCCGGCGATGCGAAAAATGTAGGGGTATTGGATGCCGTTCTTGTGGATTTGTTTGTCGAGCTCTTGTGCGGATTGTTTGTCCTTGTGAAGTCTCAGGGTGCCCGGGAACTCAATGTCTTCAGCGTCTTTAAAGCGGAAGTGATTCTCGTCGCGTGTGGTGGCGCGCACGGCTGCGGGACGATTGATGATGGGCCCGTTATAGCCTTCAAGAAAATGCTCCAGCCCCAACAAGGCTTCGTCTTCAATGTCGGGATCGGCAATGGTGTTGAGGATCAAACCAACGTCCTGAGGAATGGCGACGTTGGGCGCTTGGCTGGAGGCCATGGTTAAGTAATGGCGGGGGATGACTTCGTCTTTGAACAGATGTTTGGTCTGAAAGTGTCCGCCACGTCGGCGCACGTAAGGCGTTTTGGGGACGGGTCCCGTGAGGGGGCGCACACCCGTCACGCCGTCGACGCGCAAAAGAGATGGGGTTTTGCCGTCCACACCTTTCCCGGCTTTCAGGGGGACGCGCTGGTAAAAATCGGTTATGACGGATCGTCCAGCCTGTTCTTCACCGTGGCGAAATAAGAGGGCGGACAGCATCAAGTGCGCCATGCGAGCATCCGGGTTCAGCTTAACCGCGCGCTCAAGGGCAGGGCGGGCATCGTCGAAAGCGCCAGCGAGATAAAGATTGTGCCCCAACCGCGACCAGCCATAGGCGTAGCTTGGGCGATGCTCACTCAGTAGCTTCCACATCTCAGCGGCTTGAGCGAAATCCTTATCTTTTTCATACCCCTTGGCCCGGCTTTTCAGCAGATCCAAAACGGCCTTGGACGGCTTTGTTTTTTTCTTCTGTGGGCGTAGGGTGACATTCAGTTCCATAGGCTGAGAATACTATGGCTTCGCATAGGAGAATAGTTCAAAACGGAGTATAATGGTGAGTGACGTCAATCACAGGCGAGGCCATGCCTGTGTGCTCTAATGGCAGGCGTGAAAAGGAGTACGCCTATGTTGACCTTCGAAGTCGTCCTCTATAATGAAGCCGTCCGCGCGCGGGTACGCGAAGGTTTGCATCACCGCCAGCTCAGCGATGACTGGGGTGATAGCCACTATGTCGAGATCAAGGCCGCAGACGAAACCAGAGCCTTGGCGAAAGTGGAAGAACGTTATCCCAGCGATCACGGTTACGTGGTTGAGGGCATCACGTTGATGTAATGATCAATGAAACGCGGACAGGCTAGCCGCTATTCCAGCGGGTTTTCGTCGCGTTCCAGTTTTGGACGCACGCGGTAGTGTGCCCACTTGTCTTTGCCTTCGCGGTTTTCCAAGAAATTGATCAAAGCGGAAACAGGCTTCCTGTCAAACTTGCTGCCCGTATCCCCCAACAAAATATCGGAGACTTTTTCAAACGGCATGGCATCGCGATAAGCACGCGCCGACGCCATGCCGACAAAGGCGTTGGCGACGGCCAGGATACGAGCGGATATCAGGATGTCTTCTTCAGTTTTGCCTAAGGGGCCGTGGCCGTCCCAGGTTTCGCCCATATCGCGGATGGTGTCCACCACGGGACCTTCAAAGGTCACGTCTTGGAGTAAGTCCACAGACACCAAATAGCTCGACATCAGGGTCTGGCGTTCTTCTGGGGTCAGGTCGCCCGTTTTGGTGAGCAGTTCGGCCGGAATAAAGATTTTGCCCAGGTTCATCAAGCTGCCTGCGATATCGACGGTCTTGGCTGTGACTTCGTCTAAGTGCATTTCTTCGGCGATGGCGCGGGCGACTTCGGCGACGTGGGATGAGTGGTTGGCGGAGAACGGATCGCGGCGATCAACCACGCTGACCAGCGTGTCGATCAATTGGCGCAGCATTTTTTCCGAACGCCGCCTTTCGCGGGTGAGTTCGGTGATGTCTTCCAAGATCATCAACACGCCGGGTTCGTGATCGAGGTCACCACGCAAAGGGATGTGATCGGACTTGATCACCAACAGATCCTCTTGTTCGTCATCATCATCATCCCCAAACGTGTTGATGTGCATTTCCCGGCAAGCATCGCGGTCTTCGTTGTGTTTGAACTCTTTGATGATCTTGTCGTTGATTTCGGCGTAGACGTTGGCTTGGATCGGGCCAATGACAGCTGCCATGGTTTTGCCCAGCATGTCTTCGGCTTTAATGCCGGCGAACTTCGCAGCCGGTTCGTTGGCGTAGGTGTAGACCGTGTCACGCCCCACAGAGACGATGCCTGCGGGCTGTGCGTTGGAAATCAGGTTCATGAATTTCGACAGGTTCTCGAACCGTTCAGACGAAACCTTAAAGTTTTGCGCGGCCTGTGTCGCACGCAACGACGAGCCGTGTCGCCACACCGCAAACACAGCGACGGTTACACCAACGATGATCAAGATAAACACCGTCATCAAGGTGTTGAGACGGGTTTCCGTTTCTGCCAAGGCTTCGACGTAATTGATCTTGCGGATCAATGACCACGGCGCACCTGCGATGGAACGCGAAGACATCAAGACTTCTTCGCCATGGTAATCGCGCTTGACGGCAAAGCCGCCCGGAGTTTCGACGGCGTAGGCCCCAGCTAAGTTCGGGGTGTCCAAGGCCAGCTTGCGCTTTAGCGGCGGCGTGCCGTCAGCCAGGGGGGAGAGGTATTCAATGGTCGCCCCTTGTCTGCGCACCAGATACGTTTCCGACGTTTCGGATGTCTCGCCCGGCTGCACCAGTTTAGAATAGAGCGTCTCATCGACGATTTTCATGCCGATGACAGCACCAATGCCTTTGGCGCCGCTGTCGTCTTGAATGCCATAGACGGGCAAGGCAAAGCCGATGGTCGGCAGACCGGAAGAGCCGATGTAAATGTCGATCACCTGCGGCTCACCTTGAAGGGCTTTGAGCCCGGCTTCTTTCAAACGGCCAATCATCGGCGGCATGCCCGGAGAAGACGCCACAGGCATGCCCTCAGCGTCAATCAGGCCCAAACCAGCGACGCCTGCGCGTTCGATGTTGGCGGATACGGCAGCTGCCTCTACGGGCGGTTTAAACCCGGTGCGCTCCGCTGTTGCGGTCAAGATATTGCGCAGATACGTGGCCTCGGCTTCGCCTGCGCTGCCGCCAAACGGGTCGTCGCCTTCCATTTCGGCTTCCAACTCATCGCCGCCCAGTTCCGCCATCATCGGGTCTTCTTCGACTGCGGTGGGGTTTTTGGCCGCGGCAATTTCGCTCATATAGAGCTGCAGCGACGCGTTTTCCGCCAGTTCGCGCATGGTAGAGAAATTGTCGTCGATCCAGTCGTTGATGGCGGCGGAGCGGGAATCCCCCACAATGCCCAAACGAATTTGCCATTCCTGCAAGGAGCGGGCGCGTTCATCTTCGACGAATTTGAAGGCCGCAAAAATTGAGCCGCCAACCGCAGCGATCATCAAGATCAAGCCGATGAAAACAAACTTGTTCATAGGCCGTTTGACGTTCTCGAGCTTCTTTTCACGCTCTTCGTTGTCGGTATTTTCGCTCACGTCGTCAGGCACCGTGATCTCCCCGTGCGTTGCTGGCTATAATTCAACGATTTGAGGACTCTACCGATAATCCGCGATTCTGGCAAAGGGGAATATCACTTTGCTGTGGGCGAGCGCACCTATATATTAATCACAGAATAATAACGACCCTCGAACAGGAACGCGTTGCATGCCGCTTCTTGCGCCAGAAACACGGTGTTCAACCCAGCCCCGCAGCCTCTTGCGGGGGTTGTGCTTCGTTGTGCTTGGCGTGTGGCTGTTCACGTGTGCAGACGCGCTTGCGGCTGCCGAACCCAGCTTTTTCGACACCACGGCAAAAAAATCCACCAAAATGAAAGCGTTTAAGAAGTGGAACAGCGCGTTGGAACGCTACACCCGCGAAAAAGCCGCGCAGAAAGAGGGAAAGTGCGGCGACAAAGAGATGAACAAATGTAATTTTGAGAAATGGATCAAGTTTCTCAAAGGCCTAAAGGGCAAAAAGCTGGTCATCCAAATTCGCGAGATCAACGACTATATGAACCGTGCGCCCTACATCACCGACCCGGTGAATTGGGGTAAAAAAGACTACTGGGCGACGCCCGGCGAATTTATGTCGAAGTTCGGTGATTGTGAGGACTACGCCATCGCCAAATACATGTCGTTGCGGTTGCTCGGCTATAATGAAGACGATTTGCGCGTGGTGGCGGTGAAAGATCTCAACCTGAAAATCGGTCACGCGATCTTGGTGGTGTTTTACAAGGGAAAGCCCTACGTTTTGGACAATCAAATCAAACAGGTCATGCCTGCGTCCAAAATAAAGCACTACTTACCGGTGTTTTCCATCAACCAAAGTGCGTGGTGGAAGCACATCCCGGCAGGCTAAGTTTTCTGCGAAATCAACCTTCTAAGCGGCGGTCACGGCCGGAGCGGCGATCTTCGCTACTGCGGCGATCACCCAAGCGACGGCGTTCCGCATCCAGCAAGAGCGGGTCTTCACGGCGGTCGTCGGCTAAACGGCGGGAATGGCATTGGCGTCGGTCAGAGAGATGGCGATTGTCA from Magnetovibrio sp. PR-2 encodes:
- a CDS encoding tetratricopeptide repeat protein → MELNVTLRPQKKKTKPSKAVLDLLKSRAKGYEKDKDFAQAAEMWKLLSEHRPSYAYGWSRLGHNLYLAGAFDDARPALERAVKLNPDARMAHLMLSALLFRHGEEQAGRSVITDFYQRVPLKAGKGVDGKTPSLLRVDGVTGVRPLTGPVPKTPYVRRRGGHFQTKHLFKDEVIPRHYLTMASSQAPNVAIPQDVGLILNTIADPDIEDEALLGLEHFLEGYNGPIINRPAAVRATTRDENHFRFKDAEDIEFPGTLRLHKDKQSAQELDKQIHKNGIQYPYIFRIAGLHKGQGLVLVRTLSDLDQFLARYPAPADIYAIQFIDVRHLDGYFHKYRMFSIDGALYPVVCHIDTEWMVHGRNRMTLMKHHPWMMHHEEAFMNDPRAHLGPSVMGKVEALAKQIDLEFFGFDFAIHEDGRVLIYELNPAMRHKYDYADTFPYMRPGLERITQAFTDMVHKHLT
- a CDS encoding HD domain-containing phosphohydrolase; the protein is MPDDVSENTDNEEREKKLENVKRPMNKFVFIGLILMIAAVGGSIFAAFKFVEDERARSLQEWQIRLGIVGDSRSAAINDWIDDNFSTMRELAENASLQLYMSEIAAAKNPTAVEEDPMMAELGGDELEAEMEGDDPFGGSAGEAEATYLRNILTATAERTGFKPPVEAAAVSANIERAGVAGLGLIDAEGMPVASSPGMPPMIGRLKEAGLKALQGEPQVIDIYIGSSGLPTIGFALPVYGIQDDSGAKGIGAVIGMKIVDETLYSKLVQPGETSETSETYLVRRQGATIEYLSPLADGTPPLKRKLALDTPNLAGAYAVETPGGFAVKRDYHGEEVLMSSRSIAGAPWSLIRKINYVEALAETETRLNTLMTVFILIIVGVTVAVFAVWRHGSSLRATQAAQNFKVSSERFENLSKFMNLISNAQPAGIVSVGRDTVYTYANEPAAKFAGIKAEDMLGKTMAAVIGPIQANVYAEINDKIIKEFKHNEDRDACREMHINTFGDDDDDEQEDLLVIKSDHIPLRGDLDHEPGVLMILEDITELTRERRRSEKMLRQLIDTLVSVVDRRDPFSANHSSHVAEVARAIAEEMHLDEVTAKTVDIAGSLMNLGKIFIPAELLTKTGDLTPEERQTLMSSYLVSVDLLQDVTFEGPVVDTIRDMGETWDGHGPLGKTEEDILISARILAVANAFVGMASARAYRDAMPFEKVSDILLGDTGSKFDRKPVSALINFLENREGKDKWAHYRVRPKLERDENPLE
- a CDS encoding transglutaminase-like cysteine peptidase, with the protein product MPLLAPETRCSTQPRSLLRGLCFVVLGVWLFTCADALAAAEPSFFDTTAKKSTKMKAFKKWNSALERYTREKAAQKEGKCGDKEMNKCNFEKWIKFLKGLKGKKLVIQIREINDYMNRAPYITDPVNWGKKDYWATPGEFMSKFGDCEDYAIAKYMSLRLLGYNEDDLRVVAVKDLNLKIGHAILVVFYKGKPYVLDNQIKQVMPASKIKHYLPVFSINQSAWWKHIPAG